The Lysinibacillus pakistanensis genome includes a window with the following:
- the xerA gene encoding site-specific tyrosine recombinase/integron integrase, protein MLLSKAWTLFDADKRIEGFSPQTLKAYRLQSFLLIGYFKDIEMELLDTNQLKEYLAISGKHLKPASLAHRIRFMKSFFRWSHEEGYLSKNPTSKIKEPKVGKRIPKYLTEREIEHLRESCHSAMEKAIFEFMFSTGCRIGEIVALEKNHINWSNQSAIVRGKGDKEREVYFNTRCDIWLKRYIESRTDNNPAIFVTVRQPHKMSVAQMRYIIKRISNRAEINKEIHPHQLRHSYATHLLNNGAPIEVIQSLMGHEKSETTRIYAQLNGRLRKEYYQKYF, encoded by the coding sequence TTGTTACTGTCAAAAGCGTGGACTTTGTTTGATGCTGATAAACGAATAGAGGGCTTTTCGCCACAAACGCTGAAGGCCTACCGGTTACAGTCTTTTCTATTAATTGGTTATTTTAAGGATATAGAGATGGAATTGCTTGACACCAATCAACTGAAAGAATATCTTGCTATATCCGGCAAGCACTTAAAACCAGCCAGTCTTGCACATCGTATCCGTTTTATGAAATCATTTTTTCGTTGGTCTCATGAAGAAGGTTACCTGAGTAAGAATCCAACTTCCAAAATTAAAGAACCGAAAGTAGGAAAGCGGATACCCAAGTATTTAACCGAACGGGAAATTGAACACCTCCGTGAATCCTGTCATTCCGCAATGGAAAAAGCAATTTTCGAATTCATGTTTTCTACTGGTTGCCGAATTGGAGAAATAGTTGCGTTAGAAAAAAACCATATTAATTGGTCCAATCAATCCGCAATCGTTAGAGGAAAAGGTGATAAGGAAAGGGAGGTTTATTTTAATACGCGTTGTGACATATGGCTTAAACGTTATATTGAAAGCCGTACTGACAATAATCCTGCCATCTTTGTGACAGTAAGGCAGCCACATAAAATGAGTGTTGCCCAAATGCGATACATCATCAAGCGGATATCAAATCGTGCTGAAATCAATAAAGAAATTCATCCACACCAACTTAGACACAGCTATGCAACTCATTTGTTGAACAATGGAGCTCCCATAGAAGTCATACAAAGTCTTATGGGGCATGAGAAAAGCGAAACAACTAGGATCTACGCTCAATTAAACGGGAGGCTAAGAAAAGAGTATTATCAGAAGTACTTTTAA
- a CDS encoding thermonuclease family protein, giving the protein MDDVLLQESLLKEGLAAVRFIHKPNNTFEDEFRDIQQEAEQEKLNIWSHDNYFQKDGFHPEILK; this is encoded by the coding sequence GTGGATGATGTGTTATTACAGGAATCGTTATTGAAAGAAGGGCTTGCGGCAGTACGTTTTATCCATAAACCAAATAATACGTTTGAGGATGAATTCAGAGATATTCAGCAGGAAGCCGAACAAGAAAAATTAAATATTTGGTCACACGATAATTACTTCCAAAAAGATGGATTCCATCCGGAAATATTGAAGTAA
- a CDS encoding CPBP family intramembrane glutamic endopeptidase, whose product MKWIKLLLIGWLTLVVSLFLASLSGDISEKLFGSSRDFQNFIKGLVMSGLVVPIVLYLYQHVYRMTGVKPNAPVYSWKRLYHFFTGVFLAIALASLGIIIAGYQGWLIIEDWHAPNQWYGPLLINIIFAFFYEALPEELGLRGLLYDVLRFRFATWLSVLLQTLLFVLVTIAVALIQALVGLTPGVSINIGYIILILCFGLCLQLLRLWTGSLWTSIGFHLAYLEIMRFAISPHQYGVSPIITYDGSMPELGALICVIMMVIGGIIVSLVILGAKRFIRKST is encoded by the coding sequence ATGAAATGGATAAAACTTTTATTAATAGGATGGTTAACGTTAGTTGTTAGTCTATTCCTAGCTTCTCTTTCAGGTGATATTTCTGAAAAGTTGTTTGGTTCGTCGAGGGATTTTCAAAATTTTATAAAGGGTCTTGTGATGAGTGGACTGGTCGTTCCTATTGTTTTGTATTTATATCAGCATGTCTATCGAATGACTGGTGTTAAACCCAATGCGCCCGTATATTCATGGAAAAGGCTGTATCACTTTTTTACTGGGGTTTTCTTGGCAATTGCCCTGGCTTCATTGGGTATCATAATTGCTGGTTATCAAGGATGGCTAATCATTGAAGACTGGCATGCCCCTAATCAGTGGTATGGTCCGTTACTGATCAATATTATTTTTGCTTTCTTTTATGAAGCTTTGCCGGAGGAATTGGGATTACGAGGATTATTATATGATGTCTTACGTTTTCGATTCGCCACTTGGCTTTCAGTTTTATTGCAAACCTTACTATTTGTATTAGTTACTATTGCAGTTGCCTTGATTCAAGCACTTGTGGGATTAACCCCAGGAGTATCCATTAACATCGGTTATATTATTTTAATTCTATGCTTTGGATTATGTTTGCAGCTACTTCGTCTATGGACTGGGAGTCTTTGGACATCAATTGGTTTTCATCTAGCATATTTAGAAATCATGAGATTTGCCATCTCACCACATCAATACGGTGTATCACCAATCATAACCTACGACGGATCAATGCCTGAGCTCGGTGCCTTAATCTGTGTCATTATGATGGTTATTGGGGGTATCATTGTCTCACTCGTTATACTAGGTGCTAAGCGTTTTATACGGAAAAGTACATAA
- a CDS encoding glycine betaine ABC transporter substrate-binding protein, with translation MKFDKLLKWGFAVGIMLLLTACSSASDDSKNKAINLAYVEWDTEVASTHVVGQVLENLGYDVTLTPLDNGIMWEALANGEVDGMVSAWLPQTHAPQVEKYKNKIENLGKNLTGAKIGLVVPSYMDVNSIEDLTNEANQTITGIEPGANMMATTENAYKEYHNLEGWHVLTSSAGAMTAALSQALAKNEEIIITGWSPHWIFNAFDLKYLDDPKGIYGAEEYIGTFARKGLKEDNPGAYSVLKNFHWTAEDIESVMFDIMEGADPKEAAKKWIENNEEKVIEWSKDVK, from the coding sequence ATGAAGTTCGATAAATTATTAAAATGGGGATTTGCAGTGGGAATCATGCTGTTATTAACAGCGTGTAGCTCAGCTAGCGATGACTCCAAAAATAAAGCAATTAATTTAGCCTACGTTGAATGGGATACTGAAGTTGCCTCTACACACGTAGTAGGACAGGTTTTAGAGAATTTGGGATACGATGTCACATTAACCCCTCTTGACAATGGCATTATGTGGGAGGCACTTGCTAATGGTGAGGTTGATGGTATGGTTTCAGCATGGCTACCACAAACGCATGCCCCTCAAGTTGAAAAGTATAAAAATAAAATTGAAAATTTGGGAAAAAATCTAACAGGGGCTAAGATTGGCTTAGTTGTCCCAAGTTATATGGATGTAAATTCTATTGAAGATTTAACAAACGAGGCTAATCAAACAATTACAGGTATTGAGCCAGGGGCAAATATGATGGCTACAACAGAAAATGCTTATAAGGAATATCATAACCTTGAAGGCTGGCATGTCCTTACCTCATCAGCAGGTGCCATGACTGCTGCACTTAGTCAGGCATTAGCTAAAAACGAGGAAATTATTATTACTGGTTGGTCCCCTCACTGGATTTTTAATGCTTTTGATTTAAAATATTTAGACGATCCGAAAGGTATTTATGGTGCCGAAGAATATATTGGCACATTTGCACGTAAAGGATTAAAAGAGGATAATCCAGGCGCATATAGTGTTCTTAAAAACTTCCACTGGACTGCAGAAGATATAGAAAGCGTGATGTTTGATATTATGGAAGGCGCTGATCCTAAAGAAGCAGCAAAAAAATGGATTGAAAATAATGAAGAGAAAGTTATAGAGTGGTCAAAGGATGTAAAATAA
- a CDS encoding manganese efflux pump, which produces MHWISIILIGIAANLDNLGIGLAYGVKRVKIPVLSNAVIAIMSMIVTFVAVTAGGTIVEYISPHIANLLGSLLLCTIGLWTLVSNRFSQQGIAEQPELFDEDKNYIISFREAITLGFILSANCLAGGIAIGAHGISVIWTVISIGTFSFITVAIGSHFGNLLTKTFIGKYSAAISGWLLIMIGVLEILG; this is translated from the coding sequence ATGCATTGGATATCCATCATTCTGATTGGTATTGCTGCTAATTTAGATAATTTAGGAATAGGTCTTGCTTATGGTGTGAAACGGGTAAAAATTCCAGTCCTATCTAACGCAGTTATTGCTATTATGTCAATGATTGTCACATTTGTTGCCGTAACAGCGGGGGGGACGATTGTTGAATATATATCCCCTCATATCGCAAATTTGTTGGGGAGTCTATTGCTTTGTACGATTGGATTGTGGACATTAGTGTCTAATCGTTTTTCTCAGCAAGGGATTGCAGAACAGCCTGAATTATTTGATGAGGATAAAAACTATATTATTTCATTTAGAGAAGCAATAACACTTGGTTTTATCTTATCTGCTAACTGTTTAGCAGGGGGGATTGCTATCGGTGCTCACGGTATTTCAGTCATCTGGACAGTGATTTCTATTGGAACATTTTCATTTATTACAGTTGCAATCGGCAGCCATTTCGGAAATTTACTAACTAAAACTTTTATTGGAAAATACTCAGCGGCTATATCAGGCTGGTTACTCATAATGATTGGAGTATTGGAAATTTTAGGGTAA
- the isdC gene encoding heme uptake protein IsdC, which produces MKKLMMFVMLVMVFTFNLGLPQASAQLSDGTHSIKYQVNKPESSSVSIANDYFVKPAKVTVKNGTATVQITLKNSKWITKFQPPGGATVVSEDKAADTRIVQFTVKDLTKPVVTSMKIDIDDINYHHEYSVALVFDAVSTEGSAAPKTNDVKASTNSTAESQVPNPQTSDTTPYLLIVALVGSAFLLYRKKLQSKTEGQ; this is translated from the coding sequence ATGAAGAAATTAATGATGTTCGTCATGCTAGTAATGGTATTTACCTTCAATTTAGGGTTACCACAAGCATCTGCCCAACTATCTGACGGTACTCATTCCATAAAATATCAGGTTAATAAGCCTGAAAGTAGCTCGGTGTCCATTGCCAATGATTATTTTGTAAAACCAGCAAAGGTCACTGTGAAAAATGGTACGGCGACAGTTCAAATTACCTTGAAAAATAGTAAATGGATTACTAAATTTCAGCCACCTGGTGGAGCAACCGTAGTAAGTGAAGATAAGGCAGCAGATACGCGAATCGTGCAATTCACAGTGAAAGATTTAACGAAACCTGTTGTGACTTCAATGAAAATTGATATTGATGATATTAATTATCACCATGAATATAGTGTTGCACTAGTTTTTGATGCGGTATCTACTGAAGGCTCAGCAGCGCCAAAAACTAATGATGTAAAAGCTTCGACAAATTCAACTGCCGAAAGTCAAGTGCCCAATCCACAAACAAGCGATACAACACCCTATCTATTAATCGTTGCATTAGTGGGATCAGCATTTTTAC